One Microvirga thermotolerans DNA window includes the following coding sequences:
- a CDS encoding ArsR/SmtB family transcription factor, which produces MTGSELDLETFEKKATVVANVLRALANERRLMILCKLVEWGEANVNGLAEAVGLSQSALSQHLARMREEGLVTFRRESQTLWYRIDDPRVEQLFATLYGLYCRPEKDGAKH; this is translated from the coding sequence GTGACCGGTTCCGAGCTCGACCTGGAGACTTTCGAGAAGAAGGCCACGGTGGTGGCCAATGTCCTGCGGGCGCTCGCCAACGAGCGGCGGCTGATGATCCTGTGCAAGCTGGTCGAATGGGGCGAGGCGAACGTGAACGGCCTCGCGGAGGCGGTGGGACTCTCACAATCGGCCCTGTCGCAGCATCTGGCCCGGATGCGCGAGGAAGGCCTCGTCACGTTCCGCAGGGAGAGCCAGACGCTCTGGTACCGGATCGACGACCCGCGCGTGGAGCAGCTTTTCGCCACCCTCTACGGGCTCTACTGCCGCCCGGAGAAGGACGGCGCGAAGCACTGA
- a CDS encoding transketolase has product MTDPRLPYLSELERKILWLSSWTIHNANHVRPNRDGLKVGGHQASSASLSTIMTALYLAVLRPEDRVAVKPHASPIFHAIQYLLGNQTREKLENFRGYKGAQSYPSRTKDIDDVDFSTGSVGLGVAQTLFASLVQDYVKAHGWRKKHPEGRMIALVGDAEMDEGNIFEALLEGWKQGLRNTWWIIDYNRQSLDAVVREGLYARFEALFRSFGWDVVVLKHGSLMQEAFREPGGEKLREWIDSCPNQLYSALTFQGGAAWRRRLLDDLGDQGPVTRLIEKRSDEELARLMANLGGHDLPSLLQAFESIDHDRPTVFIAYTIKGFGLPLAGHKDNHAGLLTPAQMESYRASAKVRPGHEWDKFEGLTLPQEDLERFLASVPFNAHGRRRHEAPKVPVPAALPTPQQSSMSTQQGFGLILNELARSGEALADRIVTTSPDVTVSTNLGGWVNRRGLFAREEMKDVFRAERIPSTFTWDFSPKGQHIELGIAEMNLFILLSALGLSHSLFGERLLPIGTLYDPFIARGLDALNYACYQDARFIVAATPSGVTLAPEGGAHQSIGTPLIGMAQDGLASFEPAFVDELSVILRWAFDYLQRDGEGQPDERTWLRDETGGSVYLRLSTRTVDQPQREMTAALASDIVDGAYWMRRPGPNAQVVVAYTGAVAPEAIEAVGLMAEDRRDIGLLAITSADRLNAGWTAAQRARERGLVHARSHVERLLGELPPHCGLVTVLDGHPATLAWLGSVMGHRTRSLGVEHFGQTGTVQDLYRHFGIDAQGIIAAAEMIAPGRPIRHLRALG; this is encoded by the coding sequence ATGACCGATCCCCGCCTGCCCTATCTCTCCGAGCTCGAGCGCAAGATCCTGTGGCTGTCGAGCTGGACGATCCACAACGCCAACCACGTCCGCCCGAACCGCGACGGGCTGAAGGTCGGGGGGCACCAGGCCTCTTCGGCCTCGCTGTCCACCATCATGACGGCTCTTTATCTCGCCGTGCTGCGCCCGGAGGACCGGGTTGCGGTCAAGCCCCATGCGAGCCCCATCTTCCACGCCATCCAGTACCTCCTCGGCAACCAGACCCGGGAGAAGCTGGAGAACTTCCGCGGCTACAAGGGGGCCCAGTCCTATCCCTCCCGCACCAAGGACATCGACGACGTGGACTTCTCCACCGGCTCGGTGGGCCTCGGCGTGGCGCAGACGCTCTTCGCGAGCCTCGTGCAGGACTACGTGAAGGCCCACGGCTGGCGGAAGAAGCACCCGGAAGGACGCATGATCGCCCTGGTGGGCGACGCGGAAATGGACGAGGGCAACATCTTCGAGGCGCTGCTCGAGGGCTGGAAGCAGGGCCTGCGCAATACCTGGTGGATCATCGACTACAACCGCCAGAGCCTCGACGCGGTGGTCCGGGAAGGGCTCTACGCCCGCTTCGAGGCGCTCTTCCGCTCCTTCGGCTGGGACGTGGTGGTGCTCAAGCACGGCTCGCTGATGCAGGAGGCCTTCCGCGAGCCGGGGGGCGAGAAGCTGCGCGAATGGATCGATTCCTGTCCCAACCAGCTCTATTCCGCCCTCACCTTCCAGGGCGGGGCCGCCTGGCGCAGGCGCCTGCTCGACGACCTGGGCGACCAGGGGCCCGTGACGCGCCTGATCGAGAAACGGTCCGACGAGGAGCTCGCACGCCTCATGGCGAATCTCGGCGGCCACGACCTGCCGAGCCTGCTGCAGGCCTTCGAGTCCATCGACCACGACCGCCCGACGGTGTTCATCGCCTACACCATCAAGGGATTCGGCCTGCCGCTCGCGGGGCACAAGGACAACCATGCCGGCCTCCTGACTCCGGCCCAGATGGAAAGCTATCGCGCCAGCGCGAAGGTGCGGCCCGGGCACGAATGGGACAAGTTCGAGGGGCTGACCCTTCCGCAGGAGGATCTCGAGCGCTTTCTCGCCTCCGTGCCGTTCAACGCGCACGGCCGCCGGCGCCACGAGGCGCCGAAGGTGCCGGTGCCGGCGGCGCTCCCCACCCCGCAGCAATCCTCCATGTCGACCCAGCAGGGCTTCGGACTCATCCTCAACGAGCTCGCCCGCTCCGGCGAGGCGCTCGCGGACCGCATCGTCACCACGTCCCCCGACGTGACCGTTTCCACCAATCTGGGCGGCTGGGTGAACCGTCGCGGCCTGTTCGCGCGGGAGGAGATGAAGGACGTCTTCCGGGCCGAGCGCATCCCCTCCACCTTCACCTGGGACTTCAGCCCGAAGGGCCAGCACATCGAGCTCGGCATCGCCGAGATGAACCTGTTCATCCTGCTCTCGGCGCTGGGCCTGTCCCATTCGCTGTTCGGCGAACGGCTCCTGCCCATCGGCACGCTCTACGATCCCTTCATCGCGCGCGGCCTCGATGCCCTGAACTATGCCTGCTACCAGGACGCCCGCTTCATCGTCGCCGCGACGCCCTCGGGCGTGACGCTCGCCCCGGAGGGCGGCGCCCACCAGTCCATCGGCACGCCGCTCATCGGCATGGCGCAGGACGGCCTGGCCTCCTTCGAGCCCGCCTTCGTGGACGAATTGTCGGTGATCCTCCGCTGGGCCTTCGACTATCTCCAGCGCGACGGGGAGGGCCAGCCCGACGAGCGCACGTGGCTCCGCGACGAGACGGGCGGGTCCGTGTACCTGCGCCTGTCGACCCGCACGGTCGACCAGCCGCAGCGGGAGATGACGGCGGCGCTCGCCTCCGACATCGTGGACGGCGCCTACTGGATGCGCCGTCCGGGTCCCAACGCGCAGGTGGTGGTCGCCTACACGGGCGCGGTGGCGCCGGAGGCGATCGAGGCGGTCGGGCTGATGGCGGAGGACCGGCGGGACATCGGACTGCTCGCCATCACCTCCGCCGACAGGCTGAACGCCGGCTGGACGGCGGCGCAGCGGGCCCGCGAGCGCGGGCTCGTCCATGCCCGCAGCCACGTGGAGCGCCTGCTCGGCGAGCTGCCGCCCCATTGCGGGCTCGTGACGGTGCTCGACGGCCATCCGGCCACCCTCGCCTGGCTCGGCTCCGTCATGGGCCACCGCACCCGCTCCCTCGGGGTGGAGCATTTCGGCCAGACCGGAACGGTGCAGGACCTCTACCGCCACTTCGGCATCGACGCGCAGGGCATCATCGCCGCCGCCGAGATGATCGCGCCGGGGCGGCCGATCCGGCACCTGCGGGCGCTGGGGTAA
- the tgt gene encoding tRNA guanosine(34) transglycosylase Tgt, which translates to MTTEQFTFTVTKTDGMARTGEIRMPRGVIRTPAFMPVGTAATVKAMYPDQVKALGADVVLGNTYHLMLRPGAERVARLGGLHKFMNWPYPILTDSGGFQVMSLAALRKIDETGVTFQSHIDGSTHVMTPERSIEIQGLLGSDIQMQLDECVRLPCTDEVAEKAMRLSLRWAERCRIAFGEQPGKAMFGIVQGGAVERLRIESAKELAALDLKGYAIGGLAVGEPQDVMLRMIETVEPHLPKEKPRYLMGVGTPDDIVEAVRRGVDMFDCVMPTRAGRHGQVFTRHGRMNLRNAKYAEDIRPLDAESKCAAANAYSRAYLHHLVRSNEILGMMLLTWNNLAYYQDLMAGLRRAIAEGRLEDHIAEIKEGWARGESDGHGEEGRHLDNIPTGGEDD; encoded by the coding sequence ATGACCACCGAGCAGTTCACCTTCACCGTGACGAAGACCGACGGCATGGCCCGCACCGGCGAGATCCGCATGCCGCGCGGCGTGATCCGCACGCCCGCCTTCATGCCGGTGGGAACGGCGGCGACGGTCAAGGCCATGTATCCTGACCAGGTGAAGGCGCTCGGCGCGGACGTGGTGCTCGGCAACACCTATCACCTCATGCTGCGCCCCGGCGCGGAACGCGTGGCGCGGCTCGGCGGCCTGCACAAGTTCATGAACTGGCCCTATCCGATCCTCACCGATTCCGGCGGGTTCCAGGTCATGTCCCTCGCAGCCCTGCGCAAGATCGACGAGACCGGCGTCACCTTCCAGTCCCACATCGACGGCTCGACCCACGTGATGACGCCCGAGCGCTCTATCGAGATCCAGGGCCTCCTCGGCTCGGACATCCAGATGCAGCTCGACGAATGCGTGCGCCTGCCGTGCACCGACGAGGTGGCGGAGAAGGCGATGCGCCTTTCCTTGCGCTGGGCGGAACGCTGCCGCATCGCCTTCGGCGAGCAGCCCGGAAAGGCCATGTTCGGCATCGTCCAGGGCGGCGCGGTGGAGCGGCTGCGCATCGAGAGCGCGAAGGAGCTCGCCGCGCTCGATCTCAAGGGCTATGCCATCGGCGGCCTCGCGGTCGGCGAGCCGCAGGACGTGATGCTGCGGATGATCGAGACCGTCGAGCCGCACCTGCCGAAGGAGAAGCCGCGCTACCTGATGGGCGTGGGCACGCCGGACGACATCGTCGAGGCGGTGCGCCGCGGGGTCGACATGTTCGACTGCGTGATGCCGACCCGCGCAGGCCGCCACGGCCAGGTCTTCACCCGCCACGGGCGCATGAACCTGCGCAACGCCAAATATGCCGAGGACATCCGGCCCCTCGATGCCGAATCCAAGTGCGCGGCCGCGAACGCCTATTCCCGCGCCTATCTGCATCATCTCGTCCGCTCCAACGAGATCCTCGGGATGATGCTCCTCACCTGGAACAACCTGGCCTATTACCAGGACCTGATGGCCGGGCTGCGCAGGGCCATCGCCGAGGGGCGCCTGGAGGACCACATCGCCGAGATCAAGGAAGGCTGGGCCCGCGGCGAGAGCGACGGCCACGGCGAGGAAGGCCGGCACCTGGACAACATCCCGACCGGCGGCGAGGACGACTGA
- the queA gene encoding tRNA preQ1(34) S-adenosylmethionine ribosyltransferase-isomerase QueA: MRVDLFDFHLPEDRIALRPAEPRDSARMLVVRPGLPFEDRTVRDLPDLLRPGDALVLNDTKVIPSRLYGLRVREETAARVEIMLHKREGGDRWRAFARPAKKLNVGDRIRFGEPSESTACELVRLDAEVEAKGEGGDVTLRFSFAGPFLDEAIARLGELPLPPYIAGKRATDEKDRTDYQTVYARDEGAVAAPTAGLHFTDDLFRRLDERGIARHFVTLHVGAGTFLPVKAEDTAEHRMHAEWGSVAAATAQALNEVRARGGRIVAVGTTSLRLLESAAREDGRIEPFSGDTDIFITPGYRFRAVDVLMTNFHLPRSTLFMLVSAFSGLDTMRAAYAHAVEAGYRFYSYGDASLLFRAGPGTVPDNP; encoded by the coding sequence ATGCGCGTCGACCTCTTCGATTTCCATCTTCCCGAAGACCGCATCGCGCTCCGTCCCGCGGAGCCGAGGGATTCGGCGCGCATGCTCGTGGTGCGTCCGGGCCTCCCGTTCGAGGATCGCACCGTCCGCGACCTGCCGGACCTTCTCCGCCCGGGCGACGCGCTCGTGCTGAACGACACGAAGGTCATTCCCTCCCGTCTCTACGGCCTGCGCGTGCGGGAGGAGACCGCCGCCCGGGTCGAGATCATGCTGCACAAGCGAGAGGGTGGCGACCGCTGGCGCGCCTTCGCGCGCCCCGCGAAGAAGCTCAACGTGGGCGACCGGATCCGCTTCGGGGAGCCGTCGGAGAGCACGGCCTGCGAACTGGTGCGCCTCGACGCGGAGGTGGAGGCGAAGGGCGAGGGCGGGGACGTGACCCTGCGCTTCTCCTTCGCCGGGCCGTTCCTGGACGAGGCCATCGCGCGGCTCGGCGAGTTGCCGCTCCCGCCCTACATCGCGGGAAAGCGCGCCACGGACGAGAAGGACAGAACCGACTACCAGACCGTCTACGCCCGGGACGAGGGCGCGGTCGCGGCCCCGACCGCCGGGCTGCATTTCACGGACGACCTCTTCCGCCGCCTCGACGAGCGGGGGATCGCCCGCCATTTCGTGACCCTCCATGTGGGCGCCGGAACCTTCCTGCCCGTCAAGGCCGAGGATACCGCCGAGCACCGGATGCACGCGGAATGGGGCAGCGTCGCCGCGGCGACGGCGCAGGCCCTCAACGAGGTGCGGGCGCGGGGAGGGCGCATCGTCGCCGTCGGCACCACGTCGCTCCGGCTGCTGGAAAGCGCGGCGCGCGAAGACGGAAGGATCGAGCCCTTCTCCGGCGACACCGACATCTTCATCACGCCGGGCTACCGTTTCCGCGCGGTGGATGTGCTCATGACCAATTTCCACCTGCCGCGCTCGACGCTCTTCATGCTGGTCTCCGCCTTCTCGGGTCTCGACACCATGCGCGCCGCCTATGCGCATGCCGTCGAGGCGGGCTACCGGTTCTACTCCTACGGCGATGCGAGCCTGCTGTTCCGGGCCGGACCGGGAACCGTCCCCGACAACCCCTAG
- a CDS encoding peptidylprolyl isomerase, with product MADPENTLIMETTKGRVVIEMRPDLAPKHVERIKTLARQGFYDGIAFHRVIDGFMAQTGCPHGTGTGGSDLPDLQAEFNAEPHVRGVCSMARTNYPHSANSQFFICFDDARFLDKQYTVWGKVIEGMENVDRIKRGEPVRDPDRIVSMKVAADA from the coding sequence ATGGCAGATCCCGAGAACACCCTCATCATGGAGACCACGAAGGGGCGGGTCGTCATTGAGATGCGCCCCGACCTCGCGCCCAAGCACGTGGAGCGCATCAAGACCCTTGCGCGGCAGGGCTTCTATGACGGCATCGCCTTCCACCGGGTCATCGACGGCTTCATGGCCCAGACCGGATGCCCCCACGGCACGGGCACCGGCGGCTCCGACCTGCCCGACCTCCAGGCCGAGTTCAACGCGGAGCCGCACGTGCGCGGCGTCTGCTCCATGGCGCGCACGAACTATCCGCACTCCGCCAACTCGCAGTTCTTCATCTGCTTCGACGACGCCCGCTTCCTCGACAAGCAGTACACCGTGTGGGGCAAGGTGATCGAGGGCATGGAGAACGTGGACAGGATCAAGCGCGGCGAGCCCGTGCGCGACCCCGACCGCATCGTCTCCATGAAGGTGGCTGCGGACGCATAA
- a CDS encoding cell envelope integrity protein TolA: MKGATLRGTAGAGRLLALLLLAGAAMAGAATAQDLSPLGNDEDRLRELDPGPSLPESINGTIRPGEGQRAPRIDNLTGIFRALQACWRPPAGSGFSGQEITLRIAFKRNGEVLGQPRITYYRPGSQPDQREPFTRSVQEAFARCTPLPFSDKLGAAVAGRIFTFRFSDTRPM, from the coding sequence ATGAAGGGTGCGACGCTTCGCGGGACGGCCGGGGCCGGGCGGCTTCTCGCCCTGCTCCTCCTGGCCGGGGCGGCGATGGCCGGAGCCGCCACGGCGCAGGACCTGTCGCCGCTCGGAAACGACGAGGACAGGCTCCGCGAGCTCGACCCCGGCCCGAGCCTGCCGGAGAGCATCAACGGCACCATCCGTCCCGGCGAAGGGCAGCGGGCGCCCAGGATCGACAACCTGACGGGCATCTTCCGGGCGCTCCAGGCGTGCTGGCGGCCGCCCGCCGGCAGCGGCTTCTCCGGCCAGGAGATCACCCTGCGCATCGCGTTCAAGCGAAACGGGGAGGTGCTCGGGCAGCCGCGCATCACCTATTACAGGCCCGGCAGCCAGCCCGACCAGCGCGAGCCGTTCACGCGCTCCGTGCAGGAGGCCTTCGCCCGATGCACTCCGCTGCCGTTCTCTGACAAGCTCGGCGCGGCGGTGGCCGGGCGCATTTTCACCTTCCGTTTCTCCGACACGCGGCCTATGTGA
- a CDS encoding peptidylprolyl isomerase — MKRLLAAGALVLAGLVPAAAQQAGDPQNTIYLDTKDGRITIRLRPDLAPKHVEQIRTLTKRGFYDGVPFHRVIEGFMAQTGDPTGTGTGKSDLPNIPAEFTKTPYKKGSVGMARSQDPNSANSQFFICYEGCGPLTGQYTLFGEVVAGMDVAEKIKKGNPAANGMVTNPDKIVKMQLAADAK, encoded by the coding sequence ATGAAGCGTTTGCTCGCCGCCGGGGCGCTCGTGCTCGCCGGTCTCGTCCCCGCCGCCGCCCAGCAGGCCGGCGACCCGCAGAACACGATCTACCTGGACACGAAGGACGGCCGCATCACCATCCGCCTGCGTCCCGATCTCGCGCCCAAGCACGTGGAGCAGATCAGGACGCTCACCAAGCGCGGCTTCTACGACGGCGTCCCGTTCCATCGCGTGATCGAGGGCTTCATGGCCCAGACCGGCGATCCCACCGGCACCGGCACCGGAAAGTCCGACCTGCCCAACATCCCCGCCGAATTCACCAAGACGCCCTACAAGAAGGGCTCGGTCGGCATGGCCCGCTCGCAGGACCCGAACTCGGCGAACAGCCAGTTCTTCATCTGCTACGAGGGCTGCGGCCCGCTCACCGGCCAGTACACCCTCTTCGGCGAGGTGGTGGCCGGCATGGACGTGGCCGAGAAGATCAAGAAGGGCAATCCGGCGGCCAACGGCATGGTCACGAACCCCGACAAGATCGTGAAGATGCAGCTTGCGGCGGATGCCAAGTAG
- the coaD gene encoding pantetheine-phosphate adenylyltransferase — protein MTRVALYTGSFDPVTNGHLDVVRQACRLADRLVLAIGVHSSKTPLFTAEERADLLRAVCGPLAAETGTALDVVTFDGLAVDAARRHGATLIVRGLRDGTDFDYEIQMASMNAAMAPEVQTVFLPASPPVRPITATLVRQIAGMGGDASAFVPGLVAERLKAKFKRQ, from the coding sequence ATGACCCGCGTCGCGCTCTATACCGGCAGCTTCGATCCCGTCACGAACGGCCATCTGGACGTGGTGCGCCAGGCCTGCCGCCTGGCCGACCGGCTCGTCCTTGCCATCGGCGTCCACTCCTCCAAGACGCCTCTGTTCACGGCGGAGGAGCGGGCGGACCTGCTGCGCGCGGTCTGCGGTCCGCTCGCGGCCGAAACCGGGACGGCGCTGGACGTGGTCACGTTCGACGGTCTCGCCGTCGACGCCGCCCGCCGCCACGGCGCGACCCTCATCGTCCGGGGGCTGCGGGACGGGACCGATTTCGACTACGAGATCCAGATGGCCTCCATGAACGCCGCCATGGCCCCGGAGGTGCAGACGGTCTTCCTGCCGGCTTCGCCTCCGGTTCGTCCCATCACCGCCACGCTCGTGCGCCAGATCGCAGGGATGGGGGGCGACGCCTCGGCCTTCGTGCCGGGCCTTGTCGCCGAGAGACTGAAAGCCAAATTCAAGCGGCAATGA
- the aac(3) gene encoding aminoglycoside 3-N-acetyltransferase encodes MTDAPRPFLTRASLCADLRRLGVLPGDMVMVHAAMSRMGRLLNGPDAFIGALLDAVGPTGTILAYTDWDGAYDELLDGQGRVPPEWRDHIPPFDPERSRAIRDNGVLAEFIRTTPGAKRSGNPGASVAAVGARADWLTADHPLDYGYGEGSPFAKLVEAGGKVLMAGAPLDTMTLLHHAEHLARLPGKRIRRVEVPFATRAGVHWRMIEEFETAEPIVPGLADDYFASVVRSFLATGRGAQGVVGEAPSVLVEAAPICGFAVEWLERNGPQLPQI; translated from the coding sequence ATGACGGATGCCCCGCGCCCCTTCCTGACCCGCGCTTCGCTGTGCGCCGATCTCAGGCGTCTCGGCGTCCTGCCGGGCGACATGGTGATGGTCCATGCCGCCATGAGCAGGATGGGCCGCCTGCTCAACGGCCCGGACGCCTTCATCGGTGCGCTGCTCGATGCCGTCGGCCCCACGGGCACGATCCTCGCCTATACGGACTGGGATGGGGCCTACGACGAGCTGCTGGACGGGCAGGGACGCGTGCCGCCCGAGTGGCGCGACCACATTCCGCCCTTCGATCCCGAGCGATCCCGCGCCATCCGCGACAACGGAGTCCTGGCGGAGTTCATCCGCACGACGCCGGGCGCGAAGCGCAGCGGCAATCCCGGCGCCTCGGTCGCGGCCGTCGGCGCCAGGGCGGATTGGCTGACCGCCGACCATCCACTCGACTACGGCTACGGCGAAGGATCGCCCTTCGCGAAGCTGGTCGAGGCCGGAGGGAAGGTGCTGATGGCGGGCGCGCCCCTCGACACCATGACGCTTCTTCACCATGCCGAGCATCTGGCGCGGCTGCCCGGCAAGCGGATCCGGCGGGTCGAGGTCCCCTTCGCCACGCGGGCGGGGGTCCATTGGCGCATGATCGAGGAGTTCGAGACGGCAGAACCCATCGTGCCCGGGCTTGCCGATGATTATTTCGCATCGGTCGTCCGCTCCTTCCTGGCCACGGGCCGCGGAGCGCAGGGCGTCGTCGGGGAAGCGCCCTCCGTGCTGGTCGAGGCGGCACCCATCTGCGGCTTCGCCGTGGAATGGCTGGAGCGGAACGGGCCTCAGCTGCCTCAGATATAG
- the gyrA gene encoding DNA gyrase subunit A: MTDPNDNRGGAGGDQPASDVKPISIVDEMKRSYLDYAMSVIVSRALPDARDGLKPVHRRILYSMHENGYTPDKKYVKSARIVGDVMGQYHPHGDQSIYDALVRMAQDFAMRVMLVDGQGNFGSIDGDPPAAMRYTESRLARAAMPLLDDIDKDTVDFTPNYDESKQEPSVLPARYPNLLVNGAGGIAVGMATNMPPHNLGEVIDGCIAFIDDPDISAERLIEIIPGPDFPTGGLILGRSGVRSAYTTGRGSIVMRAKSEVEEIRKEREAIVFTEIPYQVNKATLIEKIAELVREKKLEGISDLRDESDRDGMRIVVELKRDAMADVVLNQLYRYTPLQTSFGANMVALNGGRPELMTLKDLIRAFVEFREEVVSRRTKYLLGKARERAHVLCGLAIAVANIDEVIRLIRTAPDPNAAREALMGRDWPAQDIAPLIALVDDPRHRINEDGTYRLSETQARAILDLRLQRLTALGRDEIGDELSKLAAEISDYLDILRSRERIMGIIKQELVEIREAYATPRKTQIVDWDSDVDDEDLIQREDMVVTVSHAGYIKRVPLSTYRAQRRGGKGRSGMSTRDEDFVTRLFVASTHTPVIFFSSKGKAYKEKVWRLPLAAPNARGKALVNMLPLEQDERITTIMPLPEDEASWDTLDVMFATSRGTVRRNKLSDFVQVNRGGKIAMKLDEGEAIVDVQICTENDDVLLTTAKGQCIRFPVPEVRVFKGRDSMGVRGINLADGDRIISMAILRHVEATGEERAGYLKMRRAITGEQTNGEAEAAEAADEENVSADTLSMERYTEMSALEQFILTISEKGYGKRTSSYEYRITGRGGKGITAMAVNSRNGQLVASFPVENSDQIMLVTDAGQLIRVPVDGIRTVGRNSQGVTVFSTRDKERVVSVEHIEGEDAEEGGEADEGGGSAAEE, translated from the coding sequence TTGACCGATCCGAACGATAACCGCGGCGGCGCCGGGGGCGACCAGCCGGCCAGCGACGTGAAGCCGATCTCCATCGTCGACGAGATGAAGCGCTCGTATCTCGATTACGCCATGAGCGTGATCGTGAGCCGCGCGCTCCCCGATGCCCGCGACGGGCTGAAGCCCGTGCACCGGCGCATCCTCTACTCGATGCACGAGAACGGCTACACGCCCGACAAGAAATACGTGAAGTCCGCCCGCATCGTCGGCGACGTGATGGGTCAGTACCACCCGCACGGCGACCAGTCGATCTACGACGCCCTCGTGCGCATGGCCCAGGACTTCGCCATGCGCGTCATGCTCGTGGACGGGCAGGGCAATTTCGGCTCCATCGACGGCGATCCTCCGGCGGCCATGCGCTACACGGAGTCGCGCCTGGCGCGGGCCGCCATGCCGCTCCTCGACGACATCGACAAGGACACGGTCGATTTCACGCCGAACTACGACGAGTCCAAGCAGGAGCCGTCGGTGCTGCCGGCGCGCTACCCGAACCTGCTCGTCAACGGCGCGGGCGGCATCGCGGTCGGCATGGCCACCAACATGCCTCCCCACAACCTGGGCGAGGTCATCGACGGCTGCATCGCCTTCATCGACGATCCGGACATCTCCGCCGAGCGGCTCATCGAGATCATCCCCGGTCCCGACTTCCCGACCGGCGGCCTCATCCTCGGCCGCTCGGGCGTGCGCTCGGCCTACACCACGGGACGCGGCTCCATCGTGATGCGCGCCAAGTCCGAGGTGGAGGAAATCCGCAAGGAGCGCGAGGCCATCGTCTTCACCGAGATTCCCTATCAGGTGAACAAGGCCACGCTGATCGAGAAGATCGCCGAGCTCGTCCGCGAGAAGAAGCTCGAAGGCATCTCCGACCTGCGCGACGAGTCGGACCGCGACGGCATGCGCATCGTCGTGGAGCTGAAGCGCGACGCCATGGCGGACGTGGTGCTGAACCAGCTCTACCGCTACACTCCGCTCCAGACGAGCTTCGGCGCCAACATGGTGGCGCTGAACGGCGGCCGTCCCGAGCTGATGACCCTCAAGGACCTGATCCGCGCCTTCGTGGAGTTCCGCGAGGAGGTCGTCTCGCGCCGGACCAAGTACCTGCTCGGCAAGGCCCGCGAGCGCGCCCACGTCCTGTGCGGCCTCGCCATCGCGGTGGCCAATATCGACGAGGTGATCCGCCTCATCCGCACGGCGCCGGATCCGAACGCGGCCCGCGAGGCCCTCATGGGCCGCGACTGGCCGGCCCAGGACATCGCGCCGCTCATCGCCCTCGTCGACGATCCGCGCCACCGGATCAACGAGGACGGGACCTATCGTCTCTCGGAGACCCAGGCCCGCGCCATCCTCGACCTGCGCCTCCAGCGCCTCACCGCGCTCGGCCGCGACGAGATCGGCGACGAGCTGTCGAAGCTCGCGGCCGAGATCTCGGACTACCTCGACATCCTGCGCTCGCGCGAGCGCATCATGGGGATCATCAAGCAGGAGCTGGTCGAGATCCGCGAGGCCTATGCGACGCCGCGCAAGACGCAGATCGTCGACTGGGATTCCGACGTGGACGACGAGGACCTGATCCAGCGCGAGGACATGGTCGTCACCGTCTCCCACGCGGGCTACATCAAGCGCGTGCCGCTCTCGACCTACCGGGCGCAGCGCCGCGGCGGCAAGGGCCGTTCCGGCATGTCGACGCGGGACGAGGATTTCGTCACCCGCCTGTTCGTCGCCAGCACGCACACGCCGGTGATCTTCTTCTCGTCCAAGGGCAAGGCCTACAAGGAGAAGGTGTGGCGCCTGCCGCTGGCCGCCCCGAACGCCAGGGGCAAGGCCCTCGTGAACATGCTCCCCCTGGAGCAGGACGAGCGCATCACCACCATCATGCCCCTGCCCGAGGACGAGGCGTCCTGGGACACCCTGGACGTGATGTTCGCCACCTCCCGCGGCACCGTGCGCCGCAACAAGCTGTCGGACTTCGTCCAGGTGAACCGCGGCGGCAAGATCGCCATGAAGCTCGACGAGGGCGAGGCCATCGTCGACGTGCAGATCTGCACGGAGAACGACGACGTCCTGCTCACCACGGCGAAGGGCCAGTGCATCCGCTTCCCGGTGCCGGAGGTGCGCGTGTTCAAGGGCCGCGACTCCATGGGCGTGCGCGGCATCAACCTCGCGGACGGCGACCGGATCATCTCCATGGCCATCCTCCGTCACGTGGAGGCCACGGGCGAGGAGCGCGCCGGCTATCTCAAGATGCGCCGCGCGATCACCGGCGAGCAGACAAACGGCGAGGCCGAGGCCGCCGAGGCGGCGGACGAGGAGAACGTGTCGGCCGATACGCTCTCCATGGAGCGCTACACGGAGATGAGCGCCCTCGAGCAGTTCATCCTCACCATCTCTGAGAAGGGCTACGGCAAGCGGACCTCGTCCTACGAGTACCGCATCACGGGGCGCGGCGGCAAAGGCATCACGGCCATGGCCGTGAACAGCCGCAACGGCCAGCTCGTGGCGTCCTTCCCCGTGGAGAACTCGGACCAGATCATGCTCGTCACCGACGCCGGGCAGCTGATCCGCGTGCCGGTGGACGGCATCCGCACCGTCGGCCGCAACTCGCAGGGCGTCACCGTCTTCTCCACGCGCGACAAGGAGCGCGTGGTCTCGGTGGAGCACATCGAGGGCGAGGATGCGGAGGAGGGCGGCGAAGCCGACGAAGGCGGCGGATCCGCCGCCGAAGAATAG